The sequence GACTTCACCCCCGTCCGCGGCCCGGCTGCCCTCCCGAACCACCACTGATCCCGCTCCCGACCCTCCTGGAGGACGACCGCCATGACCACCACCGACATCGGCCGGGCGCTCGACGACCTGCTGTTCGCCCCGGACCCGGACCTCCCGCTCGACGAAGCGGTGGCCCGGCACTTCACCCCCGACTACCGCCAGCGCACCAACGGGGTGTGGAGCGACCGGGCGGGCTTCGTCGAGCACATCGCCAAGCTGCGCTCCCTGGTGCGCGAGGGCCGGGTCGAGGTGCACGACGAACTCCGCGACGGCACCCGCTACGCCGACCGCCACACCGTCACCGTCACCAGGAACGACGGCCGCACCTCCCGCATCGAGGTGTACCTGTTCGCCGAACTCGCCGCCGACGGGCGGTTCGAGCGGGTCGAGGAGACCACGCTGCTCCTCGCCGGGGACGAGGACGACCGCGACCTGGGATCGATCAGGTGAGCCCGCGCGGATCGGACCACGCGGACGGGGCGCGGGGCCGCGTCACGGCGGCGGGCCCCGTCACGCCGGCGGGCCCCGTCACGAAAGCGGCCGTCACGAAAGCGGCCGTCACGACAGCGGCCGTCACGACGGCGGCCGCCGCGACCCGGCGCCGGCACGAGGGGAGGGGAGCCGTCATATGGCCTCCGTCAAGCAGAGACTGAGCAGCGCGCGGACCCAGGCCTTCGTCGGCCGCGAGGAGGAGTTCGACGGCTTCGCCCGGGCACTGGCCGGCGACCCGCGGGCGCCGTTCGCGTTCTACCTGCTCGGCCCGGGCGGCATCG comes from Streptomyces sp. TLI_053 and encodes:
- a CDS encoding nuclear transport factor 2 family protein, with the translated sequence MTTTDIGRALDDLLFAPDPDLPLDEAVARHFTPDYRQRTNGVWSDRAGFVEHIAKLRSLVREGRVEVHDELRDGTRYADRHTVTVTRNDGRTSRIEVYLFAELAADGRFERVEETTLLLAGDEDDRDLGSIR